A stretch of Tigriopus californicus strain San Diego chromosome 11, Tcal_SD_v2.1, whole genome shotgun sequence DNA encodes these proteins:
- the LOC131890400 gene encoding protein IMPACT-like, translating to MEDNRLQQEEEIEVLTSIYPQNITIHSTQQIDLRIQDANHEALLRVSFPPSYPSESPPNYELSAPFLSTEVKESLSQQLDALGQDKLGLPVVFTWVEAIREAVEQWTKTLVRSVENDDQVPLKTDSERILGDLEARRLAIECPEIFTGDPIEDRKSIFQAHFARVQNVEEVQAVLAKLKENRKIANAAHNMFAYRIKKTDGKLVIQDCDDDGENQAGSRMLHLLEIIGVENVVVVVSRWFGGIHLGPDRFKHINNATRNILEINGAISKDPNFTTTKCRK from the exons ATGGAAGATAATCGGCTCCAACAAGAGGAGGAAATCGAGGTTTTAACCTCGATCTATCCTCAAAATATCACAATTCACAGTACTCAACAAATCGACTTGAGGATACAAGACGCGAATCATGAGGCTTTGCTTCGAGTATCATTCCCTCCATCTTATCCTTCAGAG AGCCCTCCCAATTATGAGCTATCCGCTCCGTTTTTATCTACGGAGGTCAAAGAGAGTTTATCTCAACAACTAGATGCCCTTGGTCAAGACAAACTTGGCTTACCCGTAGTCTTTACATGGGTGGAGGCCATTCGAGAAGCCGTGGAACAATGGACTAAAACTCTCGTCAGAAGTGTCGAAAATGACGATCAGGTGCCACTTAAAACTGATTCGGAGCGCATCTTGGGTGATTTAGAAGCGAGACGTTTAGCAATAGAATGTCCGGAGATATTCACTGGGGACCCCATTGAGGATCGGAAAAGCATATTTCAAGCCCATTTTGCTCGCGTCCAGAATGTGGAGGAAGTGCAAGCTGTGCTAGCTAAATTGAAGGAGAACCGCAAAATCGCCAATGCCGCGCATAATATGTTTGCTTATCGAATCAAAAAAACAG ATGGAAAACTCGTGATTCAAgattgtgatgatgatggggagAATCAAGCGGGTAGTCGCATGCTTCATCTTTTAGAGATTATTGGCGTTGAAAACGTGGTTGTGGTCGTATCACGATGGTTTGGCGGTATTCATTTGGGTCCAGATCGATTCAAACACATCAACAACGCGACGAGAAACATTTTAGAAATCAATGGAGCCATCAGCAAAGACCCCAATTTCACGACAACCAAGTGCAGAAAATGA